Proteins found in one Microcella daejeonensis genomic segment:
- a CDS encoding HAD-IIA family hydrolase produces MFGKRAAAATPLTGRDALLLDLDGVVYKGENAIPHAVESINRAGETLRVGYITNNASRTDASVAEHLSSLGLRVTAADVVTSPQAAVRVLATLVEPGARILVVGGDGLVSEVENAGFVVTRSAEDAPDAVIQGFAPHVGWVHLAEASFALHTGIPWVATNTDWTIPVARGIAPGNGTLVSAVHLAVGRLPVFAGKPEKAIFDVASERFGAERALVVGDRLDTDILGGNRAEIDTALVLTGIDQPKQVLAAAPNMRPTYIIDDLRALFRPYPETRESVDAEGVRSVEVGAAVVRMKGHVLRVARAGDDQLDLIRAASTAVYASGLQIYGIDVDPELLALL; encoded by the coding sequence GTGTTCGGTAAGCGCGCCGCGGCAGCGACCCCGCTCACCGGGCGGGATGCTCTGCTGCTCGATCTCGACGGCGTCGTCTACAAGGGCGAGAACGCCATTCCGCACGCCGTGGAGAGCATCAACCGCGCGGGCGAGACCCTGCGGGTCGGCTACATCACGAACAACGCCTCGCGCACGGACGCCTCCGTCGCCGAGCACCTGAGCTCGCTCGGCCTGCGGGTCACCGCCGCGGATGTCGTGACGAGCCCGCAGGCGGCGGTGCGGGTGCTCGCCACGCTCGTCGAGCCCGGTGCGCGCATCCTCGTCGTCGGGGGCGACGGCCTCGTCTCCGAGGTCGAGAACGCCGGCTTCGTCGTCACGCGGTCGGCGGAGGACGCGCCCGACGCGGTGATCCAGGGCTTCGCGCCGCACGTGGGCTGGGTGCACCTGGCCGAGGCGTCCTTCGCGCTGCACACGGGCATCCCGTGGGTCGCGACGAACACCGATTGGACCATCCCCGTCGCGCGCGGCATCGCGCCCGGCAACGGCACCCTCGTGTCGGCGGTGCACCTCGCCGTCGGCCGCCTGCCGGTCTTCGCCGGCAAGCCCGAGAAGGCGATCTTCGACGTGGCGAGCGAGCGCTTCGGCGCGGAGCGCGCCCTCGTCGTCGGCGACCGGCTCGACACCGACATCCTCGGCGGCAACCGCGCCGAGATCGACACCGCGCTCGTGCTCACCGGCATCGACCAGCCGAAGCAGGTGCTCGCCGCCGCGCCCAACATGCGGCCGACGTACATCATCGACGATCTGCGCGCGCTGTTCCGGCCGTACCCCGAGACCCGCGAATCGGTGGATGCCGAGGGCGTGCGCTCGGTGGAGGTCGGCGCGGCGGTCGTGCGCATGAAGGGCCACGTGCTGCGCGTCGCCCGCGCCGGCGACGATCAGCTCGACCTCATCCGCGCCGCCTCGACCGCCGTGTACGCCAGCGGCCTGCAGATCTACGGCATCGACGTCGACCCCGAGCTGCTCGCCCTGCTCTGA
- a CDS encoding CTP synthase: MANSSDADLPITKHIFVTGGVVSSLGKGLTAASLGNLLTARGLRVVMQKLDPYLNVDPGTMNPFQHGEVFVTDDGAETDLDIGHYERFLDINLSQAANVTTGQIYSQVIAKERRGEYLGDTVQVIPHITDEIKRRMRLQAEDDPKPDVIITEIGGTVGDIESQPFIESARQVRHELGRKNVFFVHVSLVPFMGASGEQKTKPTQHSVAALRSIGIQPDALVLRSDRPVTSANRRKIALMCDVEEAGVVNAVDVASIYDIPSMLHSQGLDSYIIDQLDLQTGEVDWAGWRELLTAVHEPKREVTIGLVGKYIDLPDAYLSVTEALRAGGFAHQSKVAIRWIASDECETPEGAARMLGELDAICVPGGFGVRGIEGKLGALHFARENKIPTLGLCLGLQCMVIEYARNEAHLPGASSTEFDPETEFPVIATMAEQVDIIAGGDLGGTMRLGLYEAALTPGSIVAETYGSESISERHRHRYEVNNHYREQIAAAGLQFSGTSPDGTLVEFVELPREVHPYYVATQAHPELRSRPNNAHPLFAGLVGAAIERQKASRLFDDEAASAE; the protein is encoded by the coding sequence GTGGCGAACTCTTCAGACGCGGACCTGCCCATCACCAAGCACATCTTCGTGACGGGAGGTGTCGTCTCGTCGCTCGGCAAGGGTCTCACCGCCGCCTCGCTGGGCAATCTGCTCACCGCCCGGGGCCTGCGCGTCGTCATGCAGAAGCTCGACCCGTACCTCAACGTCGACCCCGGCACGATGAACCCGTTCCAGCACGGCGAGGTCTTCGTCACCGACGACGGCGCCGAGACCGACCTCGACATCGGGCACTACGAGCGGTTCCTCGACATCAACCTGAGCCAGGCCGCCAACGTCACGACCGGCCAGATCTACTCGCAGGTCATCGCGAAGGAGCGCCGCGGCGAGTACCTCGGCGATACCGTGCAGGTCATCCCGCACATCACCGACGAGATCAAGCGGCGCATGCGCCTGCAGGCCGAGGACGACCCGAAGCCCGACGTGATCATCACCGAGATCGGCGGCACGGTCGGCGACATCGAGTCGCAGCCCTTCATCGAGTCGGCCCGTCAGGTGCGCCACGAGCTCGGCCGCAAGAACGTCTTCTTCGTGCACGTGAGCCTCGTGCCCTTCATGGGCGCGAGCGGCGAGCAGAAGACCAAGCCGACGCAGCACTCCGTCGCCGCGCTGCGCTCGATCGGCATCCAGCCGGATGCGCTCGTGCTGCGGAGCGACCGCCCGGTGACGAGCGCGAACCGGCGCAAGATCGCCCTCATGTGCGACGTGGAGGAGGCGGGCGTCGTCAATGCCGTCGACGTGGCCTCGATCTACGACATCCCCTCGATGCTGCACAGCCAGGGGCTCGACAGCTACATCATCGACCAGCTCGACCTGCAGACCGGCGAGGTCGACTGGGCCGGGTGGCGCGAGCTGCTCACCGCCGTGCACGAGCCCAAGCGCGAGGTGACGATCGGCCTCGTCGGCAAGTACATCGACCTGCCCGACGCCTACCTCTCGGTGACCGAGGCGCTGCGCGCCGGCGGTTTCGCGCACCAGAGCAAGGTCGCGATCCGCTGGATCGCCTCGGACGAGTGCGAGACGCCCGAGGGCGCCGCGCGCATGCTCGGCGAGCTCGACGCGATCTGCGTGCCCGGCGGCTTCGGCGTGCGCGGCATCGAGGGCAAGCTCGGTGCGCTGCACTTCGCGCGCGAGAACAAGATCCCGACGCTCGGCCTCTGCCTCGGCCTGCAGTGCATGGTCATCGAGTACGCCCGCAACGAGGCGCACCTGCCCGGGGCCTCCTCGACCGAGTTCGACCCCGAGACCGAGTTCCCCGTGATCGCGACGATGGCGGAGCAGGTGGACATCATCGCCGGGGGCGACCTCGGCGGCACGATGCGCCTCGGTCTCTACGAGGCGGCCCTCACCCCCGGCTCGATCGTCGCCGAGACCTACGGCAGCGAGAGCATCAGCGAGCGCCACCGCCACCGCTACGAGGTCAACAACCACTACCGCGAGCAGATCGCCGCGGCGGGCCTGCAGTTCTCGGGCACGAGCCCCGACGGCACGCTCGTCGAGTTCGTCGAGCTGCCCCGCGAGGTGCACCCGTACTACGTCGCCACCCAGGCGCACCCCGAGCTGCGCTCGCGCCCCAACAACGCGCACCCGCTGTTCGCCGGGCTCGTCGGCGCGGCGATCGAGCGGCAGAAGGCCAGCCGCCTGTTCGACGACGAGGCGGCGAGCGCGGAGTGA
- a CDS encoding NAD kinase: MTDRHILVVAHTGRPESLGAAVTVCEHLRAAGLVPVVAADSLDDIREAWGADALHVLGDDVEVGDLELVIVLGGDGTILRAAELARGGSAPLLGVNLGHVGFLAESEKDDLGKAITRALGRDYLVEERMTMSVRVKVGTEVIYESWALNEATVEKGSRERMLDVVVEVDSRPLSSFGCDGVVMSTPTGSTAYAFSAGGPVVWPSLDALLLVPLSAHALFARPLVVGPNSSLAVEVLERSQGFGVLWCDGRRAFDLPPGARVVARRSSTPVRLARLHQAPFTDRLVKKFALSVTGWRGPVEPGEATEPVTGAIELPRLGEEEGRPA, encoded by the coding sequence GTGACCGATCGCCACATCCTCGTCGTCGCCCACACCGGGCGGCCCGAGTCGCTCGGCGCGGCCGTGACGGTCTGCGAGCACTTGCGCGCCGCCGGGCTGGTGCCCGTGGTGGCCGCCGACTCGCTCGACGACATCCGCGAGGCGTGGGGGGCGGATGCCCTGCACGTGCTCGGCGACGACGTCGAGGTCGGCGATCTCGAGCTCGTGATCGTGCTCGGGGGCGACGGCACCATCCTGCGCGCCGCCGAGCTGGCCCGCGGGGGCTCGGCGCCGCTGCTCGGCGTCAACCTCGGTCACGTCGGTTTCCTCGCCGAGAGCGAGAAGGACGACCTCGGCAAGGCGATCACCCGGGCGCTCGGCCGCGACTACCTCGTCGAGGAGCGTATGACGATGTCGGTGCGCGTCAAGGTCGGCACCGAGGTGATCTACGAGAGCTGGGCGCTCAACGAGGCCACCGTCGAGAAGGGCAGCCGCGAGCGCATGCTCGACGTCGTGGTCGAGGTCGACAGCCGCCCGCTCTCGAGCTTCGGCTGCGACGGCGTCGTGATGTCGACCCCCACGGGCTCGACGGCCTACGCCTTCTCCGCCGGCGGCCCCGTCGTCTGGCCGAGCCTGGATGCCCTGCTCCTGGTTCCGCTCAGCGCTCACGCCCTCTTCGCCCGCCCTCTCGTCGTCGGCCCGAACTCCTCGCTGGCCGTCGAGGTGCTCGAGCGCTCGCAGGGCTTCGGCGTTCTGTGGTGCGACGGTCGTCGCGCCTTCGATCTGCCGCCGGGCGCGCGCGTCGTCGCCCGCCGATCCAGCACCCCGGTGCGCCTCGCGCGCCTGCACCAGGCGCCGTTCACCGACCGTCTCGTCAAGAAGTTCGCGCTCTCGGTGACGGGCTGGCGCGGGCCGGTCGAGCCGGGAGAGGCGACCGAGCCGGTGACGGGAGCGATCGAGCTTCCGCGCCTCGGCGAGGAGGAGGGGCGGCCCGCGTGA
- the tyrS gene encoding tyrosine--tRNA ligase, giving the protein MAEAPISLTLPRNDDSFDDVWDEIVWRGLVHVSTDAAALKQALSGERVTYYCGFDPTAPSLHLGNLVQLLLMRRLQLAGHRPLALVGGSTGLIGDPKPTAERTLNTPDTVAEWVGYLQQQVSRFLPADGENPVTLVNNLDWTAPMSAIDFLREVGKHFRVGTMLKKDAVSARLNSDEGISYTEFSYQVLQGMDFLELHRQYGCTLQTGGSDQWGNLTSGTELIRKAEGTSVHAIGTPLVTNSDGTKFGKSEGNAIWLDPAMCSPYAMYQFWLNTDDADVVERLKIFTFLGRAEIEELAQKVADEPFRREAQRRLALEVTGLVHGADAVAAVMDASAALFGGGDLHALDEATLVSAIDELPQAELPGSETVVAALVATGLSASVSEARRAISQGGVALNNRKVESESETLEGRGLAGGIAVLRRGKKTLAGLRLR; this is encoded by the coding sequence GTGGCCGAAGCTCCCATCTCCCTCACCCTCCCGCGAAACGACGACTCCTTCGACGACGTCTGGGACGAGATCGTCTGGCGCGGTCTCGTGCACGTCTCGACGGATGCCGCGGCGCTGAAGCAGGCGCTCTCGGGGGAGAGGGTCACCTACTACTGCGGCTTCGACCCGACCGCGCCGAGTCTGCATCTCGGCAACCTCGTGCAGCTGCTGCTCATGCGGCGCCTGCAGCTCGCCGGTCATCGACCGCTCGCCCTCGTGGGCGGCTCGACCGGGCTGATCGGCGATCCGAAGCCGACCGCCGAGCGCACGCTCAACACCCCCGACACGGTCGCGGAATGGGTGGGCTACCTCCAGCAGCAGGTGAGCCGGTTCCTGCCGGCCGACGGCGAGAATCCGGTGACCCTCGTCAACAACCTCGACTGGACGGCGCCGATGAGCGCCATCGACTTCCTCCGCGAGGTCGGCAAGCACTTCCGTGTCGGCACCATGCTCAAGAAGGACGCCGTCTCGGCTCGCCTGAACTCCGACGAGGGCATCAGCTACACCGAGTTCAGCTACCAGGTGCTGCAGGGCATGGACTTCCTCGAGCTGCATCGGCAGTACGGCTGCACGCTGCAGACCGGCGGCAGCGACCAGTGGGGCAACCTCACGAGCGGCACCGAGCTCATCCGCAAGGCGGAGGGCACGAGCGTGCACGCGATCGGCACCCCGCTCGTGACCAACTCCGACGGCACCAAGTTCGGCAAGAGCGAGGGCAACGCCATCTGGCTCGATCCCGCGATGTGCTCGCCCTACGCGATGTACCAGTTCTGGCTCAACACCGACGACGCCGACGTGGTCGAGCGCCTCAAGATCTTCACCTTCCTCGGCCGTGCCGAGATCGAGGAGCTCGCGCAGAAGGTCGCCGATGAGCCGTTCCGACGGGAGGCCCAGCGCCGGCTCGCCCTCGAGGTCACCGGATTGGTGCACGGCGCCGATGCCGTGGCGGCGGTGATGGATGCCTCCGCCGCGCTCTTCGGCGGCGGCGACCTGCACGCGCTCGACGAGGCGACTCTGGTCTCCGCGATCGACGAGCTCCCGCAGGCCGAGCTCCCGGGGTCGGAGACGGTGGTGGCCGCGCTCGTGGCCACCGGTCTCTCGGCCAGCGTCAGCGAGGCCCGTCGCGCGATCAGTCAGGGCGGCGTCGCCCTCAACAACCGCAAGGTCGAGTCGGAGTCGGAGACTCTCGAGGGGCGCGGCCTCGCGGGCGGCATCGCGGTGCTCCGCCGAGGCAAGAAGACCCTCGCTGGCCTGCGTCTGCGCTGA
- a CDS encoding DNA-binding protein — MFVIIADQVDSRHDRDHVDEAIGMLSARFGEHLVLPPERTAGDELQLLVADGATALAATLALLRDDHWRAGLGLGPVALPLPAGVREASGPAFIAARAAIEAAERRPLRFAVRGARGEGAAERAGGPATIEDGAADIGAIIDLLLTQRARWSEQGWQLHDLLERGLTQGEAALELGITPQAASKRARAAGLRVDADARASIGRLLDAVGRTSDGEEGAAAGDTDPGRAGSASVTGP; from the coding sequence GTGTTCGTCATCATCGCCGACCAGGTGGACAGCCGCCACGACCGCGACCACGTCGATGAGGCGATCGGGATGCTCAGCGCGCGCTTCGGCGAGCACCTGGTGCTGCCGCCCGAGCGCACCGCCGGTGACGAGCTGCAGCTGCTCGTCGCGGACGGCGCCACGGCCCTCGCCGCGACGCTCGCCCTGCTGCGCGACGACCACTGGCGCGCCGGTCTCGGGCTCGGACCGGTCGCCCTCCCCCTGCCCGCCGGCGTGCGGGAGGCCTCCGGGCCCGCGTTCATCGCGGCGCGCGCCGCGATCGAGGCGGCCGAGCGTCGACCGCTGCGGTTCGCCGTGCGGGGTGCGCGCGGCGAGGGCGCCGCCGAGCGCGCGGGCGGCCCCGCCACGATCGAGGACGGCGCTGCCGACATCGGCGCGATCATCGACCTGCTGCTCACCCAGCGCGCCCGATGGAGCGAGCAGGGCTGGCAGCTGCACGATCTGCTCGAGCGCGGCCTCACGCAGGGCGAGGCCGCCCTGGAGCTCGGCATCACCCCGCAGGCGGCGAGCAAGCGGGCGCGTGCCGCCGGACTGCGGGTCGACGCCGATGCCCGGGCGTCCATCGGGCGGCTGCTCGACGCGGTGGGCCGCACGTCCGACGGCGAGGAGGGCGCGGCCGCCGGAGACACGGACCCCGGCAGGGCGGGTTCGGCGAGCGTCACCGGTCCCTGA
- a CDS encoding tetratricopeptide repeat protein produces MASMLIDSDVALAHRHAQAAGRRAGRVSVVRETLAITAYAVEDYTLALRELRTYRRLSGSNEQLPLMVDCERGLGRPEKALELGRSVDRAELSVPTRVELAIAMSGARLDLGQPEQALAELEIPQLDASTAYRYSPGLFDAYAVVLAELGRDDEAAEWGRRADVAAEVIAGAEGEFDDIVEIVEEELSADEMHAVDADAVLERVDAAAAEHDAHVAGTVGSDVASDDDGDGRHDDDSGDDVSDVGGSGDDVGVGERDGDEDNDDDRDRDGGEDAEGREGVR; encoded by the coding sequence ATGGCGAGCATGCTGATCGATTCCGACGTCGCGCTCGCGCACCGGCACGCGCAGGCCGCCGGCCGGCGCGCGGGTCGCGTCTCGGTCGTGCGGGAGACGCTCGCGATCACGGCGTACGCTGTCGAGGACTACACGCTCGCGCTGCGAGAGCTGCGCACCTACCGCCGGCTCAGCGGCTCGAACGAGCAGCTGCCGCTCATGGTGGACTGCGAGCGCGGCCTCGGGCGGCCGGAGAAGGCTCTCGAGCTGGGGCGCTCCGTCGATCGCGCAGAGCTCAGCGTGCCGACGCGGGTGGAGCTCGCGATCGCGATGTCGGGCGCGCGTCTCGACCTCGGGCAGCCGGAGCAGGCTCTCGCCGAGCTGGAGATCCCGCAGCTCGACGCCTCGACGGCGTACCGCTACAGCCCCGGGCTGTTCGACGCCTACGCGGTCGTGCTCGCGGAGCTCGGGCGGGACGACGAGGCGGCCGAATGGGGTCGCCGTGCCGACGTGGCCGCCGAGGTGATCGCCGGGGCCGAGGGCGAGTTCGACGACATCGTGGAGATCGTGGAGGAGGAGCTCTCCGCCGACGAGATGCACGCGGTCGACGCGGATGCGGTGCTCGAGCGCGTGGATGCCGCTGCGGCGGAGCACGACGCCCACGTCGCCGGGACCGTCGGGTCCGACGTCGCATCCGATGACGACGGCGACGGCCGTCACGACGATGACAGCGGCGACGACGTCAGCGATGTCGGCGGCAGCGGCGACGACGTCGGTGTCGGCGAGCGCGACGGCGACGAGGACAACGACGACGACCGCGACCGCGACGGCGGCGAGGACGCGGAGGGGCGCGAGGGTGTTCGGTAA
- the recN gene encoding DNA repair protein RecN, producing MIEEISIRHLGVIGEARLPLGPGFTALTGETGAGKTMVVTALGLLLGDRADSGAIRSGSEQALVEGRWRIAADGAVAERVRDAGGDLDGDELLLARTLSTEGRSRAVVGGRSAPVAVLTELGEQLVVVHGQSDQLRLKSATAQREALDRFAGPELARALTEYQAVHARWAQSQADLETLEADRDRRAREAEELRLAMEEIEQAAPERGEDDRLAERADRLANIEDLRLAAAQAHELIQAESLDEGRDAVSLIESARRTVDRVAGHDAQLVPVVEALANAGFVLGEAAMQLSSYLASLDSDGGRELETVQERRAELAALVRKYGPSLDDVIDHLEQGSTRLLELDQDGDRILELRASVDADLAELDRRASALTALREAAADRLSTAVTAELAALAMPTARLSVAVETRDEFTATGRDQVALLLQPHPGSEPRALGKGASGGELSRVMLALEVVVAGSDPVPTFIFDEVDAGVGGASAIEIGRRLARLAESAQVIVVTHLAQVAAFATNHLSVVKDVDGAVTASSVRQLQGEERIAEMARLLSGLPDSESGLAHARELVAMASATV from the coding sequence GTGATCGAGGAGATCAGCATCCGCCACCTCGGCGTCATCGGCGAGGCGCGCCTGCCGCTCGGGCCCGGCTTCACCGCGCTCACGGGTGAGACGGGTGCGGGCAAGACCATGGTCGTCACCGCGCTCGGGCTGCTGCTCGGCGACCGCGCCGACTCGGGGGCGATCCGCTCGGGCAGCGAGCAGGCGCTCGTGGAGGGTCGCTGGCGCATCGCCGCCGACGGCGCCGTGGCCGAGCGCGTGCGCGACGCCGGGGGAGACCTCGACGGCGACGAGCTGCTGCTCGCCCGGACGCTCTCGACCGAGGGCCGCAGCCGCGCCGTCGTCGGGGGGCGCTCCGCCCCGGTCGCGGTGCTCACCGAGCTCGGCGAGCAGCTCGTGGTCGTGCACGGGCAGAGCGACCAGCTGCGGCTGAAGTCGGCGACGGCGCAGCGCGAGGCGCTCGACCGCTTCGCCGGCCCCGAGCTCGCGCGTGCGCTGACCGAGTACCAGGCCGTGCACGCCCGCTGGGCGCAGTCGCAGGCCGACCTCGAGACCCTCGAGGCCGATCGCGACCGCCGCGCCCGCGAGGCGGAGGAGCTGCGCCTCGCGATGGAGGAGATCGAGCAGGCCGCTCCCGAGCGCGGCGAGGACGATCGGCTGGCCGAGCGGGCCGACCGGCTCGCCAACATCGAGGACCTGCGGCTCGCCGCCGCCCAGGCGCACGAGCTCATCCAGGCCGAGAGCCTCGACGAGGGCCGCGACGCCGTGAGCCTCATCGAGTCGGCGCGCCGCACCGTCGACCGGGTCGCCGGGCACGACGCCCAGCTCGTCCCCGTGGTCGAGGCGCTCGCCAACGCCGGCTTCGTGCTCGGCGAGGCCGCCATGCAGCTCTCGAGCTACCTCGCCTCGCTCGACAGCGACGGCGGGCGCGAGCTCGAGACGGTGCAGGAGCGCCGCGCCGAGCTCGCCGCGCTCGTGCGCAAGTACGGCCCCTCGCTCGACGACGTCATCGACCACCTCGAGCAGGGCTCCACCCGGTTGCTCGAGCTCGATCAGGACGGCGACCGCATCCTCGAGCTGCGGGCGAGCGTCGACGCCGACCTCGCCGAGCTCGATCGTCGGGCATCCGCTCTCACCGCCCTGCGCGAGGCGGCGGCCGACCGGCTGTCGACCGCCGTCACGGCCGAGCTCGCCGCTCTCGCCATGCCGACCGCGCGGCTCAGCGTCGCGGTCGAGACGCGGGACGAGTTCACCGCCACCGGCCGCGACCAGGTGGCGCTGCTGCTGCAGCCGCACCCCGGCAGCGAACCGCGGGCGCTCGGCAAGGGCGCCTCGGGCGGAGAGCTCTCGCGCGTGATGCTCGCGCTCGAGGTCGTCGTCGCCGGCAGTGACCCCGTGCCTACCTTCATCTTCGACGAGGTGGATGCCGGCGTCGGCGGGGCGAGCGCCATCGAGATCGGCCGTCGGCTCGCCCGCCTGGCGGAGAGCGCGCAGGTGATCGTCGTCACGCACCTCGCGCAGGTCGCCGCCTTCGCCACCAATCACCTCAGCGTCGTCAAGGACGTCGACGGCGCCGTCACCGCCTCGAGCGTGCGGCAGCTGCAGGGGGAGGAGCGCATCGCCGAGATGGCGCGCCTGCTGAGCGGCCTTCCCGACAGTGAGAGCGGACTCGCCCACGCGCGCGAACTCGTCGCCATGGCGAGCGCCACGGTCTAG
- a CDS encoding TlyA family RNA methyltransferase, giving the protein MSDAMRLDAALVQLGLARSRALARAAIEQGRVSVDGRAIVKPAHPVADGARIVVEGEDHYVSRAAHKLIAALDAAAIDPSGMLCLDLGASTGGFTQVLLERGAARVVALDVGHGQLAPSIALDPRVVNVEGENARALTAERLAAVSGITERPQLVVGDLSFIPLRLILPAIVATAAPEAPIILLVKPQFEVGRTGVREGVVRDPTLREDAIMGVLWAAYDLGLLAERVDSSPVLGTSGNHEYLAVFRPGAGEHPTQWRGRVAALARAEPRQEATP; this is encoded by the coding sequence ATGAGCGACGCGATGCGGCTCGACGCCGCGCTCGTGCAGCTCGGGCTCGCCCGCTCGCGGGCCCTCGCCCGTGCGGCGATCGAGCAGGGGCGCGTGAGCGTCGACGGCCGCGCGATCGTCAAGCCCGCGCATCCCGTCGCCGACGGCGCCCGCATCGTCGTCGAGGGCGAGGACCACTACGTCAGCCGCGCGGCGCACAAGCTCATCGCCGCGCTCGACGCGGCCGCCATCGATCCGAGCGGGATGCTCTGCCTCGACCTCGGCGCGAGCACCGGCGGCTTCACCCAGGTGCTGCTCGAGCGCGGTGCCGCGCGCGTCGTGGCGCTCGACGTCGGGCACGGACAGCTCGCGCCCTCGATCGCGCTCGACCCCCGCGTGGTGAACGTCGAGGGTGAGAACGCCCGCGCGCTGACCGCCGAGCGCCTCGCCGCGGTGAGCGGCATCACCGAGCGGCCGCAGCTCGTGGTCGGCGATCTCAGCTTCATCCCCCTGCGGCTCATCCTGCCGGCGATCGTCGCGACGGCCGCCCCGGAGGCGCCGATCATCCTGCTCGTGAAGCCGCAGTTCGAGGTCGGTCGCACGGGCGTGCGCGAGGGGGTCGTGCGCGATCCGACCCTGCGCGAGGACGCCATCATGGGCGTGCTCTGGGCGGCGTACGACCTGGGCCTGCTGGCCGAGCGCGTCGACTCCTCACCCGTGCTGGGGACGAGCGGGAATCACGAGTACCTGGCCGTCTTCCGGCCGGGTGCAGGAGAGCATCCGACACAATGGAGGGGCCGCGTCGCCGCACTCGCGCGAGCGGAACCCCGCCAGGAGGCAACCCCGTGA